One window of the bacterium genome contains the following:
- a CDS encoding CAP domain-containing protein, whose product MREYLDHANRLCRLAVIPHAENDYRPYLLHPKRTVRYAVAFSAMKIVVLGLVVLLPASIFAAPEAVQVQEQELIRLVNDVRVANGASVLATDARLTQSARAKSADMLTRQYFAHTNADDEGPDTFATRAGYPYSVIGENLAMGFVAARDVLDAWERSPTHAQNMRDTLYEDTGLSVIGGTFYGEPTVFIAQHFGRERRGATTAPLPPTTPVLASEQPPTEASGPTNVAVAQPEIEQPLVRNATLQWERTGSDETEVTATVEVAGSVAGARVNVHGHDILLSRGDASSDTYTGTLAILAPPEDVFRVVVPGTLSLVNADGTAVMQSLPWAAPLVVRPSFGTKYAQAKTLLPQTFGPTLHVSRFVFALAFIIFAIAWLINLVVEIRRQHLDLLIPSGALVLLLGLFWWV is encoded by the coding sequence ATGCGTGAGTACCTCGACCACGCCAACCGCCTCTGTCGCCTTGCGGTGATCCCGCACGCGGAGAACGACTACCGTCCGTATCTCCTGCACCCCAAGCGTACGGTGCGGTACGCGGTGGCGTTCTCCGCGATGAAAATCGTTGTCCTCGGACTGGTGGTGCTCTTGCCCGCCAGTATTTTTGCCGCGCCTGAGGCAGTACAGGTACAGGAGCAAGAACTCATTCGCCTCGTCAATGATGTACGGGTGGCCAACGGCGCGAGCGTCCTTGCAACCGATGCTCGGCTCACACAATCTGCGCGCGCAAAATCCGCCGACATGCTGACGCGACAGTACTTCGCGCACACGAATGCAGATGATGAGGGACCCGACACGTTCGCCACCCGCGCTGGGTATCCGTACAGCGTGATTGGCGAGAACCTCGCGATGGGATTTGTCGCTGCGCGTGATGTCCTTGATGCGTGGGAACGTAGCCCCACGCACGCGCAAAATATGCGTGACACGTTGTACGAGGATACTGGATTGAGCGTCATCGGCGGTACGTTCTATGGAGAACCCACGGTATTCATCGCGCAACACTTTGGCCGCGAGCGGCGCGGAGCGACCACAGCACCGCTACCGCCGACCACCCCCGTGCTGGCTTCCGAGCAGCCACCCACGGAGGCATCTGGTCCCACCAATGTCGCCGTGGCACAGCCAGAAATCGAACAACCTCTTGTACGGAACGCAACGTTACAATGGGAAAGGACGGGGAGCGATGAAACTGAGGTGACTGCGACGGTAGAAGTGGCGGGGTCGGTTGCAGGAGCACGTGTGAACGTCCATGGACACGATATCCTTCTCTCTCGAGGCGATGCATCCTCGGACACCTATACGGGCACCCTCGCCATTCTCGCTCCTCCCGAAGACGTCTTCCGCGTCGTGGTGCCAGGAACGCTCTCTCTGGTGAACGCCGATGGTACCGCGGTCATGCAGTCCCTTCCATGGGCAGCGCCGCTCGTTGTCCGCCCATCATTTGGCACAAAGTACGCGCAAGCCAAAACACTCCTCCCGCAAACGTTCGGGCCAACGCTCCACGTCTCGCGGTTCGTCTTCGCCCTCGCCTTCATCATCTTCGCCATCGCGTGGCTCATCAATCTCGTCGTTGAAATCCGACGCCAACACCTCGACCTCCTCATCCCCAGTGGTGCGCTCGTCTTGCTGCTGGGGCTGTTTTGGTGGGTGTAA
- the polA gene encoding DNA polymerase I, with product MARAPITTPTLIIIDGHAILHRAFHALPPMLAPSGELVNAVYGFTTILLKVLRDYAPTHIAVTFDTAAATFRHEMYGQYKATREEKPDELYAQIDHIEDVLAAFHIPTYAVDGFEADDLIGTIVAQVKRKKIQTLILTGDLDTLQLVSPTVHVLALTTSMSAPTEYDEDAVRARYGLDPAQLIDFKALAGDPSDNIPGVSGIGKKTATQVLQEFGTIAHALRAAAKGGAQGTVSARVLEKIRDAEEAIALGRELVTIKQDAPITFQLDDAARRPVDRDATVAKFRELGFATLITRLPVSAESSCGDDAVEALHTPQDLAQLSQDLARTKAFAFAIAHDEGSPRTAHARAIGFSYDDHAVVAEPWGAALAATARVFADGAIAKTAHDAKAALHLLGRSHIALRGLADDTMLLSYLLAPGTRKHDLVNVALAELGVELNAAPGSVTAAPAAAIAALQPLLAKRLADEGLERVYREIDLPLVPVLHRMEHIGIMLDATVLAGLSAKMHEQLDAADARIVAHAGHEFNIDSPKQLKVVLFEELGLEVRGLKKTAKGMGLSTAASELEKLRGAHPIIDDVFVHRELKKLVSTYVDALPELVDPQTGRVHTTFNQCVASTGRLSSDSPNLQNIPVTQPWGPAIRSAFVAERGWVLLALDYSQVELRIAASLSGDRALAEAFRSGSDIHAATGALVFGIAPELVTKDQRRVAKAINFGILYGMGAGTLAKTADINREEAGEYISAYFAAYPELHAWIEETKATARKRGFVETLFGRKRYLPEITSGVPMVAAAAERMAVNMPIQGTQADLVRMAMVAADAWVQHANTEMRSEGPTSGERVRMLLQVHDELVFEVREDFLKTAAPALINILENIHTFPVPVSVEASTGTSWGALKKLEH from the coding sequence ATGGCCCGTGCTCCAATCACTACGCCGACGCTCATCATTATTGATGGACATGCGATTCTCCATCGCGCGTTCCATGCGTTGCCGCCTATGCTGGCACCGTCGGGGGAGCTCGTGAACGCGGTGTATGGATTCACGACCATCCTCCTGAAGGTCCTTCGGGACTACGCACCGACACACATCGCAGTCACATTCGACACCGCAGCAGCGACGTTCCGCCACGAGATGTACGGGCAGTACAAGGCGACACGCGAGGAGAAGCCGGACGAGCTCTACGCGCAGATTGATCATATCGAGGATGTCCTCGCGGCGTTCCACATCCCCACCTACGCGGTGGATGGATTTGAGGCGGACGACCTCATCGGCACGATCGTTGCGCAGGTGAAACGCAAGAAGATTCAGACGCTCATCCTCACCGGTGACCTCGATACGCTCCAGCTCGTCTCGCCCACCGTCCACGTCCTCGCGCTCACGACGAGCATGTCTGCGCCCACGGAGTACGACGAGGACGCCGTGCGGGCGCGCTACGGTCTCGACCCCGCACAGCTCATTGACTTCAAGGCGCTCGCCGGCGATCCGTCCGACAACATCCCGGGGGTGTCCGGCATTGGCAAGAAAACCGCGACGCAGGTGCTCCAGGAGTTCGGCACGATCGCGCACGCGCTGCGCGCTGCGGCGAAGGGTGGCGCGCAGGGCACCGTCTCCGCGCGCGTACTTGAGAAAATCCGCGATGCGGAGGAGGCCATCGCGCTTGGCAGGGAGCTGGTGACGATCAAGCAGGACGCCCCGATCACCTTCCAACTCGACGATGCGGCGCGCAGACCGGTTGACCGCGACGCGACGGTTGCGAAGTTCCGCGAGCTCGGATTCGCCACGCTCATCACTCGGTTGCCCGTGAGTGCCGAGTCCTCGTGCGGTGATGACGCCGTGGAGGCGCTCCACACCCCACAGGACCTCGCGCAGCTCTCACAAGACCTCGCACGCACAAAAGCGTTCGCGTTCGCCATCGCGCACGACGAGGGTTCGCCGCGCACGGCGCACGCCCGCGCGATCGGTTTTTCGTACGATGACCACGCGGTGGTCGCGGAGCCCTGGGGTGCCGCGCTCGCCGCAACCGCGCGCGTGTTCGCGGACGGGGCGATCGCAAAAACCGCGCATGACGCAAAAGCGGCGCTCCACCTCCTCGGGCGTTCGCACATCGCGCTCCGCGGCCTCGCCGATGACACGATGCTCCTGTCGTACCTCCTCGCACCCGGCACGCGCAAGCACGACCTCGTGAACGTCGCGCTCGCCGAGCTCGGCGTGGAACTCAACGCCGCACCGGGGAGCGTAACCGCCGCGCCCGCGGCGGCAATCGCCGCGCTCCAACCGCTCCTCGCGAAGCGACTCGCGGACGAGGGGCTCGAGCGCGTGTACCGCGAGATTGACCTCCCGCTCGTACCGGTGCTCCACCGCATGGAGCACATCGGCATCATGCTCGACGCGACGGTGCTCGCCGGACTCTCCGCAAAAATGCACGAGCAACTCGACGCGGCGGACGCGCGCATCGTCGCGCACGCGGGCCATGAGTTCAATATTGATTCTCCCAAACAACTCAAGGTGGTCCTCTTTGAGGAGCTCGGCCTTGAGGTGCGCGGGCTCAAGAAAACCGCGAAGGGTATGGGGCTCTCCACCGCCGCGTCGGAGCTCGAGAAGCTACGCGGCGCGCACCCGATCATTGATGACGTCTTTGTGCACCGCGAGCTCAAGAAGCTCGTCTCCACCTACGTGGACGCGCTCCCAGAGCTCGTGGACCCGCAGACCGGCCGCGTGCACACGACGTTCAACCAGTGTGTGGCCTCCACGGGGCGATTGTCGTCGGACTCACCAAACCTCCAGAACATCCCCGTCACGCAACCATGGGGCCCGGCCATCCGCAGCGCGTTCGTCGCAGAGCGCGGCTGGGTGCTCCTCGCGCTGGACTACTCGCAGGTTGAGCTGCGCATCGCCGCGTCGCTCTCCGGCGATCGCGCGCTCGCGGAGGCCTTCCGCTCCGGCAGCGACATCCACGCGGCAACGGGTGCGCTCGTCTTTGGCATTGCACCGGAACTCGTGACGAAAGACCAACGCCGCGTCGCGAAGGCCATCAACTTCGGCATCCTCTACGGCATGGGTGCGGGGACCCTCGCAAAAACCGCGGACATCAACCGCGAGGAGGCGGGTGAGTACATTAGCGCGTACTTCGCCGCGTACCCCGAGCTCCACGCGTGGATCGAGGAGACCAAAGCAACCGCGCGCAAGCGTGGCTTCGTGGAGACCCTCTTCGGCCGCAAGCGCTACCTCCCGGAGATCACCTCCGGCGTGCCCATGGTCGCCGCCGCCGCAGAGCGCATGGCCGTGAACATGCCCATCCAGGGCACCCAGGCCGACCTCGTGCGCATGGCGATGGTCGCAGCGGACGCATGGGTGCAACACGCGAACACGGAGATGCGCTCCGAGGGCCCCACCTCGGGAGAGCGCGTCCGCATGCTCCTTCAGGTACACGACGAACTCGTCTTCGAGGTGCGCGAGGACTTCCTCAAAACAGCGGCGCCCGCGCTCATCAACATCCTGGAAAACATCCACACCTTCCCCGTACCCGTTTCCGTCGAGGCGAGCACCGGCACGAGCTGGGGCGCGCTCAAAAAACTGGAGCACTAA